DNA from Kitasatospora viridis:
AGCTGATGACCAGGGTCCGCCCGGAGTCGTCGATGCTGTGGTCGAGGTCGCCGCCGACGACGCCGTGGATGGTGTCGTAGTACGCGTAGGTGGGTTGGCCGGTGAAGCCGAAGCCGTCCGGGGCGGTGAAGCGCTGGGAGATCACCCCCGGGTTCACCGGCTGGCCGGTGGCGGAGGTGAACTTGACGGTGAAGACGGTCTGTTGGCCGGGCGCGGCGATGGGCACGGTGTCCTGGACGACCGCGAGGGCGGTCTCGTCGCCGACCGGCGCGGGGACGACGACCGTCACGGGCAGCCGCACGACGCTGTCCTTGAGGTCGACCTCGCCGCTGTACTGGATCTCCAGCGTCGAGGTGTAGAGGCCGGCGGCCGTCTCCTTCGGGACACCGACCCGGAAGACGCCGTCCAACGAGCCCTCGTTGGGCACCAGTTGCTGACCGGCGAAGCTGCGGCTCAGCCGGCGGCCACCGCCCGCCCCGCCCGTCAGCCCCTCGGCGAGGGTCAGCACGACGGTGACGTACTGTCCGTCCACCGGGTTCGGCCCGCGGTTCTTCACCCGCACGCCGAGGTCGAACTGCTGGCCGCGCTGCACCGCGTGCGGGTAGACGCTCTCGCCGTACAGGTCCGCGGCCGGCAGCACCGGCGGCGTCATGTCGGCCACGTTCGTCACGCCGCGGATCCGGTTGTTCGCGGAGTCGGCGATGTACAGGTTGCCCACGGCGTCCAGCGCCACCCCGGACGGATAGTAGAGCCGGGCGGCGACCGCCGGACCGCCGTCGTCGACGTAGCCGCCGATCCCGCTGCCCGCCACGGTGGTGATGGTGCCGTCGGTGGACACCCGGCGCACCCGCTGGTCGTAGTCGTCGGCGATGTACAGGTTCCCGGCGTCGTCCAGCGTCACGTCGGTCGGGTAGTAGAGGCTGGTGGCGACGGCCGGGCCGCCGTCCGACAGGTAGCCGGCCGTCCCGTTGCCGGCGACCGTGGTGATGATCCCGGCCGGGGAGACCTTGCGCACCCGCTGGTTGCCGTAGTCCGCGAAGTACAGGTTCCCGTCGGGGTCGAGCACCAGTCCTGACGGGTTGTTGAGCGGCGTGGCGACGGCCGGGCCGCCATCGGAGACGTAGCCCGCGGTGCCGTTGCCCGCCACCGTGGTGATGATCCCGGCGGTGTCCACCTTGCGGATCCGGTGGCCGTACCACTCACTGAAGTACAGGTTCCCCGCCGCGTCGAGCACCACGCCGTGGGGGTAGTTGATCGGGGTGGCGACGGCCGGGCCGCCGTCCGAGACGTAGCCCGCGGTGCCGTTGCCCGCCACCGTGGTGATGATCCCGGCCGCGTCCACCTTGCGGATCCGCTGGCCCTGGTGCTCGGCGATGTAGACGTTCCCGGCGTCGTCGACGGCCACGGCCACCGGGTCGTAGAGGCTGGTGGCGACGGCCGGGCCGCCGTCGGAGACGTAGCCGGCGGTGCCGTTGCCCGCGACCGTGGTGATCGTCCCGGCGGGGGTCACCTTGCGGACCCGCTGGTTCTGGCGGTCGGCGAGGTAGAGGTTGCCCTGCTTGTCGAGGGCGACGCCGGTGGGGCCGTTGACCTTGGTCACGGCCGCCGGGCCGCCGTCGGACACGTAGCCCGCGGCCCCGTTGCCCGCCACCGTGGCGATGGCACCGTCCGGCAGGCCGCCGGGCTGCGGTCCGCGTCCGGGACTCGATTCGACTGCCACCTGTGCTTCTCCCGTCTTCGGGCACGGCACATCGCACGCGGGCGTGCCGCGCCGATGAGGATGGGATGGCTCCGGAGTACGCCGCAGCCTAACCAGCGGGCTCCGGGGCCCTTCCAGCCCTTTTCCGGCCACCCCCGCCGCCGTCCGGAACACCCACCCCGCCGGGCGACGCCAGGCACCCCTGGGGCGGACGGCCACCGGCGGGACACCGCGCACCGGTCGCCCGGCCCGCCGGATCGCGGTCCGCGGCCGGAACTCGCCACCGCCGTCCACCCCTTGACACACCCTTGTGACACCGGCTGGCCAAAAACGCGGTCTCGGCGGGTCCGTGCCGGCCGCGCGGCCCGGGCGGCCGCGTGGGTGCGCACTCAGCCCAGGAAGTCCGGCAGTTCGACGGTGGGCGGCAGCGGGGCGTGCGCCGGCAGGGGTTGGATCCGGACGAAGGCGTGCTCGAACGGGGCGTAGCAGAGCGGGTCCTGGCCGCGGGCGACGGCCAGCAGGTTGTCGCCGCGGCGCCAGATGCGGTGGCGCCAGCGGCGGCCGCGGGCGGGGCCGCCCGGGTGGTGCACCACGTCGTGGTCGGGCGGGCCGATGAGCGCGCTGAAGGTGGCCGCCACGGCGTCCAGCCGGGCATCGAGGGCGCCGGGCGGCGGGTCCGCCCGGCACTGCCAGCCGGGCCGGCCCGCCCACGGGTCCGTCGCCAACTCGCCTGCCGGGTCGACGAAGTACTCGTAGGCGAAGGGCAGCGAGAAGCAGCCCTCGCCGTGCACCAGGTGTCCGGCCGGGGTGTGGCAGCGCTCGCCCAGCGGGCCCGGCAGGTCGCCGGTCGAGGGCCAGCCGAGGGCGGTGGTCGCCGCCTCGGTGAGGTCGAAGTCCGCCCAGTCGAGCAACGACAAGTCGGCCACCTGGGCAGCCAGTTCGGGATCGACGGGGCAGGCGGCGACGATCCACGGCGGTGTGCCCGCCGCCGCGCCCTCCCGGTCGGCCACCGCCGCCTCCCCCGCCCGTCGCTCTCGTCCAGCCGTCGCCTTGGCAGCCGTCGCCTTGGTCCAGCCGTCGCGGCCCACCCTATCCGCCCGGCCCGCGGCTCAGGCCGGGAGCACCGGCACCGTCGACGGCGATGGCAGCAGGGCGGCGGTGAGGCGCTCGGCCACCCCGACGTCCAACGGGCCGTGCCCGAGCACGAAGCGGTACCAGAACAGGCCGTAGATCTGATCGACCATCAGGTCGAGGTCGGCGCCGGCGGCCAATTCGCCACGGCCGCGCCCGCGTTCGAGGAGTTCGTGCAGGGCGGTGCGGCGGGTGGCGGTGTAGCGCTGGAGCAGCTCGGCGAGGTGGGGGTCGCGGGCGGACTCGCGCAGCAGGGTGCGCAGCACGGCGGCGGTGGAGTCGCGCTGGGCCGCGTCGAAGGTGGTGGCGATGAAGGAGCGCAGTTCCTCGCGCAGCGTGCCGCCGCCGGCCGCGGTGACGTCCTGTCCGGCGCGGTCGATCAGCGCGTCGAGCAGCACGGCGCCCTTGGAGGGCCACCAGCGGTAGACGGTCTGCTTGCCGACGCCGGCCGCCTTGGCGATCGCGTCGATGGTGACGGGCTCGCCGTCACCGGCGCCGGCCAGGCGCAGGGCGGCGTCCAGGATCGCCTGGCGGGCCGCCTCGTTGCGGCGCCGCCCGGTGTGCGGGCGGGGCTCGGCCTGCGTGGGCTGCTCGGGCCCCCCGGTGTCCGGGCGGGGCTCGTTGCCGCTCATCCGTCCGTTCCCTTCTCTTGATCTCCAACTTGACAAGACTATCAGTCTCGACAATCATCATTGTCGAGACAGCAAGTCTCGGCAATACGGAGGGGATGACGATGAGCACTTTCTCGGGTCAGCGTGTGGTCGTACTGGGCGGCAGCTCGGGCATCGGGGAGGCGACCGCCGCCGCGTTCGCGAAGGACGGCGCGGAGGTCGTGATCA
Protein-coding regions in this window:
- a CDS encoding NHL repeat-containing protein; translation: MAVESSPGRGPQPGGLPDGAIATVAGNGAAGYVSDGGPAAVTKVNGPTGVALDKQGNLYLADRQNQRVRKVTPAGTITTVAGNGTAGYVSDGGPAVATSLYDPVAVAVDDAGNVYIAEHQGQRIRKVDAAGIITTVAGNGTAGYVSDGGPAVATPINYPHGVVLDAAGNLYFSEWYGHRIRKVDTAGIITTVAGNGTAGYVSDGGPAVATPLNNPSGLVLDPDGNLYFADYGNQRVRKVSPAGIITTVAGNGTAGYLSDGGPAVATSLYYPTDVTLDDAGNLYIADDYDQRVRRVSTDGTITTVAGSGIGGYVDDGGPAVAARLYYPSGVALDAVGNLYIADSANNRIRGVTNVADMTPPVLPAADLYGESVYPHAVQRGQQFDLGVRVKNRGPNPVDGQYVTVVLTLAEGLTGGAGGGRRLSRSFAGQQLVPNEGSLDGVFRVGVPKETAAGLYTSTLEIQYSGEVDLKDSVVRLPVTVVVPAPVGDETALAVVQDTVPIAAPGQQTVFTVKFTSATGQPVNPGVISQRFTAPDGFGFTGQPTYAYYDTIHGVVGGDLDHSIDDSGRTLVISSNPHLNTTASDTGSLVYTIPVQARTDALPGRYDNGSASIGRHAPVQLSGRIADSPLRAAIKTTALTATAGQERWIYPPFVIRNTGRLTIGTVRVVFTAPEGLLFTEDQVAFTRWEDESHELIATGVLSADQRTLTCPAVRLDLVPRGAGTDPWVSIYPALEVEESAPAGRAPAGIQLGSPVFAAAQDTVEIHRA
- a CDS encoding TetR/AcrR family transcriptional regulator, which produces MSGNEPRPDTGGPEQPTQAEPRPHTGRRRNEAARQAILDAALRLAGAGDGEPVTIDAIAKAAGVGKQTVYRWWPSKGAVLLDALIDRAGQDVTAAGGGTLREELRSFIATTFDAAQRDSTAAVLRTLLRESARDPHLAELLQRYTATRRTALHELLERGRGRGELAAGADLDLMVDQIYGLFWYRFVLGHGPLDVGVAERLTAALLPSPSTVPVLPA